From one Mustelus asterias chromosome 2, sMusAst1.hap1.1, whole genome shotgun sequence genomic stretch:
- the LOC144503604 gene encoding twist-related protein-like, producing MLEVIMQDEENSPVSPVESLSNSEDEGDRQLKKSVRKRRPSRKSGEETDSPASVKRGKKRDGSPQSFEELQTQRVMANVRERQRTQSLNEAFSALRKIIPTLPSDKLSKIQTLKLAARYIDFLYQVLQSDELDNKMSSCSYVAHERLSYAFSVWRMEGAWSMSTSH from the coding sequence ATGTTAGAAGTCATCATGCAGGACGAAGAAAACTCCCCAGTCTCTCCAGTAGAGAGCCTGAGCAACAGTGAGGACGAAGGAGACAGGCAGCTGAAGAAAAGTGTCAGAAAGAGGCGACCGAGCAGGAAATCTGGAGAGGAAACGGACAGCCCCGCGTCAGTCAAAAGGGGCAAGAAGAGAGACGGCAGCCCCCAGTCCTTCGAAGAACTGCAAACCCAGAGGGTCATGGCCAATGTAAGGGAGCGCCAGAGGACACAATCCCTCAACGAAGCCTTCTCAGCCCTGCGTAAAATCATTCCCACCCTACCGTCGGACAAACTGAGCAAAATCCAGACCCTCAAGCTCGCGGCGAGGTACATAGATTTCCTTTACCAGGTCTTACAAAGTGACGAGCTGGACAACAAAATGTCGAGCTGCAGTTATGTGGCACACGAGAGACTCAGTTACGCTTTCTCTGTGTGGAGGATGGAGGGAGCCTGGTCCATGTCCACATCACATTAG